In one window of Hymenobacter nivis DNA:
- the rplM gene encoding 50S ribosomal protein L13 has protein sequence MDHLSFKTTHVNKANAQKSWVIVDASVAPLGRVCSQIANILRGKHKPSFTPNSDCGDSVIVINADQVRLTGKKMTEKVYITHSGYPGGQKRRTVREQMNRDSRRVIEHAVKGMLQGNKLGAAQYRNMYVYAGTEHPHEAQQPQLIELTNL, from the coding sequence ATGGACCACCTGAGCTTCAAGACGACCCACGTCAACAAGGCCAACGCCCAGAAAAGCTGGGTTATCGTCGACGCCAGCGTAGCCCCGCTGGGCCGCGTGTGCAGCCAGATTGCCAACATCCTGCGCGGCAAGCACAAGCCGTCGTTCACCCCCAACTCCGACTGCGGTGACAGCGTAATCGTCATCAACGCCGATCAGGTACGCCTGACGGGCAAAAAGATGACCGAGAAGGTGTACATCACCCACTCGGGCTACCCCGGCGGCCAGAAGCGCCGCACCGTGCGCGAGCAGATGAACCGCGATTCGCGCCGCGTAATCGAGCACGCCGTAAAAGGCATGCTGCAAGGCAACAAGCTGGGCGCCGCCCAGTACCGCAATATGTACGTGTACGCCGGTACCGAGCACCCGCATGAGGCCCAGCAGCCCCAACTCATTGAACTCACCAACCTGTAA
- the rpsB gene encoding 30S ribosomal protein S2 produces MAQTTYKDLLEAGSHFGHLTRKWDPKMAPYIFMEKNGIHIIDLNKTLVSLEYASTAIRNIAKSGRKIMFVATKKQAQEIVTTEAERLKMPFVTDRWLGGMLTNFATVRKSLKKMSTIDKMVKENTAYAALAKREKLMMSRERAKLDRVLGGIADLGRLPAALFVVDVKREHIAVKEAQKLGIPVFAMCDTNSNPELVQFPIPANDDASKSIQLIVGVIGKAIEEGLSERKVDKEDADRKEADEAAIAEKTAADEE; encoded by the coding sequence ATGGCTCAGACAACCTATAAAGACCTGCTCGAAGCAGGCTCGCATTTTGGTCACCTCACCCGCAAGTGGGACCCCAAGATGGCGCCGTATATCTTCATGGAGAAGAACGGCATCCACATCATCGACCTGAACAAGACGCTGGTTTCGCTGGAGTACGCCTCCACCGCCATCCGCAACATCGCTAAGAGTGGCCGCAAAATCATGTTTGTGGCCACCAAAAAGCAGGCCCAAGAGATTGTGACCACCGAAGCTGAGCGTCTAAAGATGCCCTTTGTTACCGACCGGTGGCTGGGTGGCATGCTCACCAACTTCGCCACGGTGCGCAAGTCGCTGAAAAAAATGTCGACCATCGACAAGATGGTGAAAGAGAACACGGCCTACGCCGCTCTCGCCAAGCGTGAGAAGCTGATGATGTCGCGTGAGCGCGCCAAGCTTGACCGCGTGCTGGGTGGCATCGCCGACCTCGGCCGCCTGCCCGCCGCCCTGTTCGTGGTAGACGTGAAGCGCGAGCACATCGCCGTGAAAGAAGCTCAGAAATTGGGTATTCCGGTGTTTGCCATGTGCGACACCAATTCGAACCCCGAGCTGGTGCAGTTCCCGATTCCCGCCAACGACGACGCCTCGAAGTCGATCCAGCTCATCGTGGGCGTGATCGGCAAGGCGATTGAAGAAGGCCTGTCGGAGCGCAAGGTGGACAAGGAGGACGCCGACCGCAAGGAGGCTGACGAAGCCGCCATTGCCGAGAAAACTGCTGCCGACGAGGAATAA
- the rpsI gene encoding 30S ribosomal protein S9 yields the protein MAITNTSGRRKTSVARIYMQAGQGNITINDRDMKTYFSNELLENVVNQPLTLLEQVGQYDIKVNVKGGGISAQAEAIRLAITKALVSNNEETRPALKKEGFLTRDPRMVERKKFGKRKARRSFQFSKR from the coding sequence ATGGCAATTACCAACACCTCTGGTAGAAGAAAAACCTCGGTGGCCCGCATCTACATGCAGGCCGGGCAAGGGAATATCACTATCAACGACCGGGACATGAAAACGTACTTCAGCAACGAGTTGCTGGAAAACGTCGTGAACCAACCCCTCACCCTCCTCGAGCAAGTCGGCCAGTACGACATTAAGGTGAACGTGAAAGGCGGCGGCATTTCGGCCCAGGCCGAAGCCATCCGTTTGGCCATCACCAAGGCTTTGGTGAGCAACAACGAGGAAACTCGTCCGGCGCTAAAGAAAGAAGGTTTCCTGACCCGCGACCCGCGGATGGTGGAACGCAAGAAGTTCGGCAAGCGCAAAGCCCGTCGTTCGTTCCAGTTCTCGAAACGCTAA